In Methanosarcina siciliae T4/M, one genomic interval encodes:
- a CDS encoding nicotianamine synthase family protein yields the protein MVGEVSKKLELSPEYIVKEILGLYRDIRKLSEEEILYGTSDLNRELFRKLDFLVNLEIEDVIAWNILQKKELEPVFAEINRFRNLYTVKLETEHANEILVSDSPWAVLKNFPFYGNYLKLVRTEYEGLGLSPGDRVFFLGSGPLPLTLIVFFQQHGVKSTGVEQDTVRANLSKKVLGKLRLSEVIKIINGNHFSLNGEGFALNPDAEIKALMIAAQAEPKKEIFEHLLEVMPAGSRISCRIYEKGLRRMLNGDCLFDLPEGFDEQARVDPEPPVYNTVVFLEKER from the coding sequence ATGGTCGGTGAAGTCAGTAAGAAACTTGAGCTTTCGCCAGAGTACATTGTTAAAGAAATTCTCGGTCTGTATCGGGATATCAGGAAACTGTCCGAGGAAGAAATACTTTACGGGACCTCGGACCTGAACAGAGAACTTTTTCGGAAACTTGATTTTCTGGTTAACCTGGAAATTGAAGATGTTATTGCATGGAATATCCTTCAAAAAAAAGAACTGGAACCTGTATTTGCCGAGATCAACAGGTTCAGGAATCTCTATACCGTGAAACTCGAAACCGAGCACGCAAACGAAATCCTTGTGAGCGACTCACCCTGGGCTGTCCTGAAAAACTTTCCCTTTTACGGGAATTATCTCAAACTGGTTCGCACGGAATATGAAGGCCTCGGGCTTTCCCCGGGGGACAGGGTTTTCTTTCTCGGAAGCGGGCCGCTTCCTCTGACCCTGATCGTCTTTTTCCAGCAGCATGGAGTGAAAAGCACAGGGGTCGAACAGGACACTGTCCGGGCAAACCTGTCAAAAAAAGTGCTGGGAAAACTCAGGCTTTCCGAAGTCATCAAAATAATTAACGGAAATCATTTTTCGCTGAATGGAGAGGGCTTTGCACTGAATCCGGATGCAGAGATTAAAGCCCTGATGATAGCAGCCCAGGCTGAACCCAAGAAAGAGATTTTCGAGCACCTCCTGGAGGTCATGCCTGCAGGAAGCAGGATTTCTTGCAGGATTTACGAAAAAGGGTTACGCAGGATGCTAAATGGGGACTGCCTTTTTGACCTTCCTGAGGGTTTTGATGAACAGGCAAGAGTAGACCCCGAACCTCCGGTCTACAATACTGTTGTTTTCCTTGAGAAAGAAAGATAA
- a CDS encoding cytochrome-c peroxidase, with amino-acid sequence MTKIKLWTLLLVLILTILVESASAELNDEEQLGKEIFFDKISDPDSMACADCHAPQYGYTGPIAGINVKGSVYRGAVPQRFGNRKPPSAAYATLSPIFHYDEAEGLFVGGNFWDGRATGEILGNPAADQAMGPFLNPVEQNNPSKEAVLEQIATSKYAGLWESVWGEPISYATQEEIDMNYGRAALAIAAYENSSEVNQFSSKYDAYLEDEADLTDEELWGLELFNGEAMCSNCHPSAPGPNGESPLFTDFTYDNLGIPKNPDNPFYDMDTVYLDDGSPINPDGANWVDPGLGGFLATVPEWEELADENKGKHKVPTLRNVNQQPGNYFPKAYGHNGYFKSLEDIVHFYNTRDNESVEWPEPEVPENINTEEMGNLGLNDSEEKAIVAFLKTLSDGYYVPE; translated from the coding sequence TTGACAAAAATAAAGTTATGGACACTTTTACTGGTTCTGATCCTGACTATTCTTGTTGAGTCAGCTTCTGCAGAATTAAATGACGAGGAACAGCTTGGGAAAGAAATATTTTTTGACAAAATTTCAGATCCTGACAGTATGGCCTGTGCCGACTGTCATGCTCCACAATACGGATATACCGGACCGATTGCCGGTATTAACGTCAAAGGTTCCGTATATCGCGGCGCTGTGCCTCAGCGCTTTGGAAACCGTAAACCGCCAAGTGCAGCCTATGCCACTTTAAGCCCTATTTTCCACTATGATGAAGCTGAAGGACTGTTCGTAGGAGGGAATTTCTGGGACGGAAGAGCCACAGGTGAAATTCTCGGCAACCCTGCCGCCGACCAGGCTATGGGTCCGTTTCTGAATCCTGTGGAACAGAACAATCCAAGTAAGGAAGCTGTCCTGGAACAGATAGCCACATCGAAATATGCCGGGCTCTGGGAAAGTGTCTGGGGTGAACCTATAAGCTATGCGACCCAGGAAGAGATAGATATGAATTATGGTAGGGCTGCTCTGGCTATTGCAGCTTATGAGAATTCGAGTGAGGTAAACCAGTTTTCCTCCAAATATGACGCCTACCTGGAAGATGAGGCCGATTTGACTGATGAGGAGCTATGGGGGCTTGAGCTGTTTAACGGTGAAGCTATGTGTAGTAACTGCCATCCAAGTGCTCCCGGGCCTAATGGGGAGTCTCCTCTGTTTACGGATTTCACCTACGATAACCTTGGTATTCCCAAGAATCCGGATAATCCTTTCTACGATATGGATACGGTCTACCTTGATGACGGTTCTCCGATCAACCCTGACGGAGCGAACTGGGTTGACCCTGGACTCGGAGGTTTCCTGGCAACAGTGCCGGAATGGGAAGAACTTGCCGATGAGAATAAGGGCAAACACAAAGTTCCAACGCTTCGGAACGTAAACCAGCAGCCTGGGAATTATTTCCCCAAAGCATACGGGCATAACGGATATTTCAAGAGCCTGGAAGACATTGTCCACTTCTATAATACGAGGGATAACGAGTCAGTGGAATGGCCAGAGCCTGAAGTTCCAGAAAATATAAATACTGAAGAAATGGGCAACCTGGGCCTGAACGATTCGGAAGAAAAGGCAATTGTTGCTTTCCTGAAAACCCTCTCGGACGGCTACTACGTCCCTGAATAA
- a CDS encoding cache domain-containing protein, with amino-acid sequence MNPLKKIIFVLFLLVCVLVSAGCVSEEPAANEENSLLAEDVNGEAAEEQVGSLRDAPSEVLLQKENITSKVRAAAARIEETGEESFPKFRQPESEWFIDDFYVFVWKTDGTRLVYPPDLSGEGENMSELQDSMGKPIGKLFIETALSAEGEGWVSYYWPKPRENELSLKYTFIKGVSLNGEDCLVGSGFYADDYILTKNLDECEHFSREGNIYITNLFHPDLYDRDVYLNYSIAHTILAPGEALAPHRMKNPEIHYLLEGEGVIYIEDLPVDLRPGQMVYIPANATQSTHNTGSVNLTFLAINEPAWRVENEEILE; translated from the coding sequence ATGAATCCGCTAAAAAAAATAATTTTTGTTCTTTTTTTACTTGTCTGTGTACTGGTATCTGCAGGATGCGTTTCAGAGGAACCTGCAGCAAATGAGGAGAACAGCTTGCTGGCTGAGGATGTAAACGGGGAAGCTGCCGAAGAACAGGTAGGAAGCCTCCGGGATGCCCCAAGTGAAGTTCTGCTTCAGAAAGAAAACATCACTTCTAAGGTCCGGGCTGCTGCTGCCCGTATCGAAGAAACGGGAGAAGAATCCTTCCCGAAATTCAGGCAACCTGAGAGTGAGTGGTTCATAGATGATTTTTATGTTTTCGTCTGGAAAACAGACGGCACACGCCTCGTATATCCTCCTGACCTGAGCGGGGAAGGAGAAAACATGAGCGAGCTTCAGGACTCCATGGGAAAACCCATTGGCAAGCTCTTCATAGAGACAGCTCTCAGTGCCGAGGGAGAGGGCTGGGTGTCATACTACTGGCCAAAACCCAGAGAAAACGAACTTTCCCTTAAATACACATTCATCAAGGGTGTTTCGCTGAACGGCGAGGACTGCCTTGTAGGCTCAGGGTTCTATGCCGATGACTACATCCTGACAAAAAACCTTGATGAATGTGAGCACTTCAGCCGGGAAGGAAACATTTACATTACCAATCTCTTTCACCCGGATCTGTATGATAGGGATGTGTATCTCAATTACAGCATCGCCCACACTATCCTCGCGCCTGGGGAAGCTCTTGCGCCTCACAGGATGAAAAACCCTGAAATCCACTACCTCCTTGAAGGAGAAGGAGTGATCTATATTGAAGACCTGCCTGTCGACCTCAGGCCCGGGCAGATGGTATACATCCCTGCAAACGCAACCCAGTCTACCCATAATACCGGCAGCGTGAACCTTACCTTCCTTGCAATAAACGAGCCGGCCTGGAGAGTGGAAAACGAGGAAATCCTCGAGTGA